From Pseudomonas sp. StFLB209, a single genomic window includes:
- the tssH gene encoding type VI secretion system ATPase TssH produces MINLDLQKLIQAVDAPTRADLQTCAERCVSRGASQLLVDDLLLCLLERPQGLLERGLRDAGVDAGRLQAVLQPRPGQSTSRHPTFAPELVQWLQQALLVANLDLGRACIDQAALLLALLGNPLAHAGQGYQPLLASLNLERLKAAAQADSQHAVLAASSEALLPRFTHDLTGQALEGRLDPVLCRDAEISQLIDILLRRRKNNPIVVGEAGVGKSALIEGLALRISAGEVPPALQGVRVLALDLGLLQAGASIKGEFERRLQGVIEEARAATPAVIIFIDEAHTLIGAGNQAGSSDAANLLKPALARGELRTIAATTWSEYKKYFEKDPALARRFQPVQVHEPSVAEALTILRGLAPAYEHSHGVYIRDDALVAAAELSARYLAGRQLPDKAVDVLDTACARARISLVAAPAELERLRDEHAQQLRQLQALRRDQDAGLTVAAQAMARLQDRLVHTEQQLPALEADWHRQRELAERLPELRQQLSEVRAAGQDDGVALSELLQTRAALADAHAQQRLASCEVCPRLVAQVISAWTGVPVEQLAREHNARVAGFAQDLQARIRGQDQAVQILDQAVRTVAAGLNRPDAPVGVFLLVGPSGVGKTETARVLAQLLYGGEGFLTTLNMSEFQEKHSVARLIGAPPGYIGYGEGGMLTEAVRRRPYSVVLLDEVEKADPDVLNLFYQIFDKGIANDGEGREIDFRNTLILLTSNLASEQIEALCAEGARPGPGLLVEQIRPALSRHFKPALLARMRVVPYYPVGTAVLGELVGLKLQQLGQRLRQRQLEFSYSPELVVQLAQRCQQDPSGARLIDPLFDQQLMPVLVDRLLAAMASGEPLERAHAGLASDGHVAWEFS; encoded by the coding sequence ATGATCAACCTGGACCTGCAAAAACTCATTCAGGCAGTCGATGCCCCAACCCGCGCCGACCTGCAAACCTGCGCCGAGCGCTGTGTCAGCCGTGGCGCCAGTCAGTTGTTGGTCGACGACCTGCTGTTGTGTCTGCTTGAGCGCCCACAGGGCCTGCTTGAGCGCGGTTTGCGCGATGCCGGTGTCGACGCTGGCCGGTTGCAGGCTGTGCTGCAACCGCGCCCAGGCCAGAGCACCTCGCGCCATCCGACGTTTGCCCCGGAGCTGGTGCAATGGCTGCAGCAAGCGCTGTTGGTGGCCAATCTGGATCTGGGCCGGGCCTGCATCGACCAGGCGGCACTGTTACTGGCGCTGCTGGGCAACCCGCTGGCGCACGCCGGTCAGGGCTATCAGCCATTGCTGGCGTCACTCAATCTCGAACGACTCAAGGCGGCCGCGCAAGCCGACAGCCAGCACGCTGTGCTGGCGGCCAGTAGCGAAGCACTGTTACCGCGCTTTACCCATGATCTAACCGGTCAGGCATTGGAGGGCCGACTTGACCCGGTGCTGTGCCGGGATGCCGAAATCAGTCAGTTGATCGACATTCTGCTGCGGCGGCGCAAGAACAATCCGATTGTGGTCGGTGAGGCTGGCGTCGGTAAAAGCGCCTTGATCGAAGGCCTGGCGCTACGCATCAGCGCCGGTGAAGTGCCGCCGGCGCTGCAAGGCGTTCGCGTGCTGGCGCTGGATCTGGGGCTGTTGCAGGCCGGGGCGAGCATCAAGGGCGAGTTCGAGCGGCGCTTGCAGGGCGTGATCGAGGAGGCCCGCGCAGCCACTCCAGCGGTGATCATATTCATTGACGAAGCCCACACCCTGATCGGTGCCGGTAACCAGGCCGGAAGCAGCGATGCCGCCAACCTGCTCAAACCGGCCCTGGCCCGCGGTGAGCTGCGTACCATTGCGGCCACCACCTGGTCGGAATACAAAAAATACTTCGAGAAAGACCCGGCCCTGGCCAGACGCTTTCAGCCTGTGCAGGTGCACGAACCCAGCGTGGCTGAGGCGTTGACGATCCTGCGTGGGCTGGCGCCTGCCTATGAACACAGCCACGGTGTTTACATCCGCGACGATGCGCTGGTGGCCGCTGCCGAACTTTCAGCACGTTACCTGGCAGGCCGACAACTGCCGGACAAAGCCGTGGATGTGCTGGACACCGCCTGTGCCAGAGCTCGCATCAGTCTGGTCGCGGCGCCAGCGGAGCTGGAGCGGCTACGTGATGAGCATGCCCAACAACTGCGCCAACTTCAGGCGCTGCGCCGCGATCAGGACGCCGGACTCACCGTGGCGGCGCAGGCCATGGCCCGGCTGCAAGACCGGTTGGTGCATACCGAACAACAGCTCCCGGCGCTGGAAGCCGACTGGCATCGGCAGCGCGAGTTGGCCGAGCGCTTGCCTGAGCTGCGTCAGCAACTCAGTGAGGTCCGAGCGGCCGGCCAGGATGACGGCGTGGCACTGAGTGAGCTGCTGCAAACCCGCGCAGCCCTGGCCGACGCCCATGCGCAGCAGCGTCTGGCCAGTTGTGAAGTTTGCCCACGGCTGGTCGCGCAAGTGATCAGTGCCTGGACCGGTGTGCCGGTAGAACAACTGGCTCGCGAACACAATGCGCGGGTCGCAGGCTTTGCCCAAGACTTGCAGGCGCGGATCAGAGGCCAGGACCAGGCGGTACAGATCCTTGATCAAGCAGTGCGTACGGTTGCTGCCGGGCTCAATCGCCCCGATGCGCCGGTAGGGGTATTTCTGTTGGTCGGCCCCAGCGGCGTGGGCAAGACCGAGACGGCGCGAGTGCTGGCCCAATTGCTGTATGGCGGTGAGGGTTTTCTGACCACGCTGAACATGTCGGAGTTTCAGGAAAAGCACAGCGTGGCCCGGCTGATCGGTGCACCGCCGGGCTACATCGGCTATGGCGAGGGCGGCATGCTCACCGAGGCGGTACGCCGGCGGCCCTATTCGGTGGTGCTGCTCGACGAAGTCGAAAAGGCCGATCCGGATGTGCTCAACCTGTTTTACCAGATCTTCGATAAAGGCATTGCCAACGATGGCGAGGGCCGCGAGATCGACTTTCGCAACACCTTGATCCTGCTGACCTCCAACCTTGCCAGCGAGCAAATCGAAGCGCTGTGTGCCGAGGGTGCGCGTCCCGGGCCAGGGTTATTGGTCGAGCAGATTCGCCCCGCGCTTAGTCGCCATTTCAAGCCGGCGTTGCTGGCGCGGATGCGTGTGGTGCCTTACTACCCGGTGGGAACCGCCGTGCTGGGCGAACTGGTCGGCCTGAAGCTGCAACAGCTGGGGCAACGCCTGCGCCAGCGTCAGCTGGAGTTCAGCTACAGCCCTGAATTGGTCGTGCAACTGGCGCAGCGCTGCCAGCAGGATCCCAGTGGCGCGCGGCTGATCGACCCTCTGTTCGACCAGCAACTGATGCCGGTTCTGGTCGATCGCCTGCTGGCCGCCATGGCCAGTGGCGAACCCCTTGAGCGGGCCCATGCCGGTCTCGCCAGCGATGGTCATGTGGCTTGGGAGTTCTCCTGA
- the tssG gene encoding type VI secretion system baseplate subunit TssG codes for MDATHGSAAPALSGLCSAIREYSLFQAVRQIITRLAEQHPELDDDELYELLEFQANPSLGFPVSDVERVEFFTEHGRLRARLRLNLLGLCGSASPLPAFYAEQALRDGCEGERARLFLDLFHHRLQRLLLPVWTKYRYHASFRSGADDRFSQRLFALIGLGGETIRQSRHLNWKRLLPYLGLLSLRAHSAALIEAVLRYYFKHPLLHIEQCVERRVTVHQQQRNRLGADNCRLGNDLIVGHRVRDGGGKFRIHVCQLDWQGFHDFLPIGSGFAPLCALVRFTLRDPLDYDIRLQLRHEQIRELRIGEQNPCRLGWTSWLGADQADGLVTLGNRTH; via the coding sequence ATGGACGCCACGCATGGGTCAGCAGCCCCTGCTCTGAGCGGGCTGTGCAGCGCAATCCGCGAGTACTCGCTGTTTCAGGCGGTACGCCAGATCATTACCCGGCTGGCTGAGCAACACCCTGAACTGGACGACGACGAGCTTTACGAGCTGCTGGAGTTCCAGGCCAACCCGAGCCTGGGGTTTCCGGTCAGTGACGTGGAGCGGGTCGAGTTTTTTACCGAGCATGGCCGGTTACGTGCCCGCCTGCGCCTGAACCTGCTCGGCCTGTGTGGTTCTGCCTCACCGTTACCGGCCTTCTATGCCGAGCAGGCACTGCGCGACGGCTGCGAGGGTGAGCGAGCCCGGCTGTTTCTCGATCTTTTCCACCATCGTTTGCAGCGGCTGCTGCTGCCGGTATGGACCAAATACCGATACCACGCCAGCTTCAGGAGTGGGGCCGATGACCGCTTTTCGCAGCGGCTGTTTGCGCTGATTGGCCTGGGCGGCGAGACGATTCGCCAGTCTCGGCACCTGAACTGGAAGCGCCTGCTGCCCTATCTGGGGCTGCTCAGCCTGCGCGCCCATTCGGCGGCGTTGATCGAGGCGGTGTTGCGCTACTACTTCAAGCATCCGCTTTTGCACATCGAGCAGTGTGTCGAGCGCCGGGTCACGGTGCACCAGCAGCAACGCAACCGTTTGGGGGCAGACAATTGCCGCCTGGGCAACGACCTGATTGTCGGCCATCGGGTGCGCGATGGTGGCGGCAAATTCCGCATTCATGTCTGCCAGCTCGACTGGCAAGGCTTCCACGACTTTCTACCGATCGGCAGTGGCTTTGCGCCGCTGTGCGCGCTGGTGCGTTTCACGCTGCGTGACCCGCTCGACTACGACATCCGCCTGCAACTGCGCCACGAGCAGATTCGTGAATTGCGCATTGGCGAGCAGAACCCCTGCCGGCTGGGCTGGACCAGCTGGCTGGGCGCTGACCAGGCGGATGGTCTGGTCACGCTGGGCAACCGGACTCACTAA
- the tssF gene encoding type VI secretion system baseplate subunit TssF — protein sequence MSFDHFYQSELSALRQLGRRFAERSPALAPWLGQPGSDPDVERLLEGFAFLTGRLRHKLDDELPELTHSLIHLLWPNYMRPLPAFSIVQFEALAQAGPGQLVARDTELESREVEGVRCRFRTCYATRLHALQTSGLEFSVKGEGALLSLHLSMTADGHLGQLQLANLRLHLAGERYISQMLYLSLLRHLDELCLVPLDLHGKPACDVNGSPLSFKLSADCVQPVGFAEDQALIPYPLNTFRGYRFLQEYFAFEDKFLFVDINGLDVLGSLPEQTLKNLRGLELRMDIRSKAIEHLRPTLDNIKLYCTPIVNLFCQDALPIRFDQRQDEYLLLPGSRGSATCGVYSVDSVTGWNSGGLDYRTYVPFESFEHDPSFDVAQGRPHYSLRQRPSALHEGLETWLSFAVAGRGGDETVSVQLTCTNQNLPRQLKVGEIDQPCENSPGFIRFRNIVPATASHAPPLSRGFLWKLISNMSLNYLSLANVEALKVILQTYDWPRYHDPHAEKVSRRRLDGLQAVRHEAVDRMHGALPLRGLRTELSIDARHYIADGDLYLFGSVLNEFFALYASLNSFHELQVSTTQGDVYQWTPRMGQQPLL from the coding sequence TTGTCTTTCGATCATTTCTACCAGAGTGAGCTCAGTGCCTTGCGCCAGCTGGGCCGGCGCTTTGCCGAGCGCAGTCCGGCGCTGGCGCCCTGGCTGGGGCAACCGGGCAGTGACCCGGACGTTGAGCGGCTGCTTGAAGGCTTTGCCTTTCTCACCGGGCGGCTGCGGCACAAGCTTGACGACGAACTGCCCGAGCTTACCCATTCGCTGATCCACCTGTTGTGGCCCAACTACATGCGGCCGTTGCCGGCGTTCAGCATCGTGCAGTTCGAAGCGCTGGCGCAGGCCGGCCCCGGTCAATTGGTGGCCCGCGATACAGAGCTGGAAAGCCGTGAGGTGGAGGGCGTGCGTTGCCGTTTTCGCACCTGCTACGCCACCCGGTTACACGCTCTGCAAACCAGCGGCCTGGAGTTTTCGGTAAAGGGGGAGGGCGCGTTGCTCAGCTTGCACCTGAGCATGACCGCTGACGGTCACCTTGGCCAATTGCAACTGGCTAACCTGCGTCTGCACCTGGCGGGCGAGCGCTACATCAGCCAGATGCTGTACCTGAGCCTGCTGCGTCATCTGGATGAGCTGTGCCTGGTGCCGCTGGATCTGCACGGCAAACCGGCTTGTGACGTCAATGGCAGCCCGCTGAGTTTCAAGCTGTCTGCTGACTGCGTCCAGCCGGTAGGCTTTGCAGAGGACCAGGCGTTGATTCCCTATCCTCTGAACACCTTTCGCGGCTACCGCTTCTTGCAGGAGTACTTTGCCTTTGAGGACAAGTTTCTGTTTGTCGATATCAATGGCCTCGACGTGTTGGGCAGCCTGCCGGAACAGACCCTGAAAAACCTGCGCGGCCTGGAACTGCGCATGGATATCCGCAGCAAGGCGATCGAGCACCTGCGTCCGACCCTGGACAACATCAAGCTCTATTGCACCCCCATCGTCAACCTGTTTTGCCAGGACGCGTTGCCGATCCGTTTCGACCAGCGTCAGGACGAATACCTGTTGTTGCCCGGCAGCCGAGGCTCGGCAACGTGCGGTGTGTATTCGGTCGACTCGGTGACGGGCTGGAACAGTGGCGGGCTGGATTACCGGACCTACGTGCCGTTCGAGTCCTTCGAACATGATCCGAGTTTTGACGTTGCCCAGGGCCGGCCACATTACAGCCTGCGCCAGCGGCCATCGGCGCTGCACGAGGGGCTGGAGACCTGGTTGAGTTTTGCGGTGGCTGGTCGGGGCGGCGATGAAACCGTATCCGTGCAACTGACCTGCACCAACCAGAACCTGCCACGCCAGCTCAAGGTCGGTGAGATTGACCAGCCTTGCGAGAACAGCCCGGGTTTCATCCGCTTTCGCAACATCGTCCCGGCCACCGCCAGTCATGCGCCGCCGTTGAGCCGTGGATTTCTCTGGAAGCTGATCAGCAACATGTCGCTCAACTACCTGTCGCTGGCCAACGTCGAGGCGCTCAAAGTCATCCTGCAAACCTATGACTGGCCGCGTTACCACGACCCGCATGCCGAGAAAGTCAGCCGTCGTCGGCTCGATGGCTTGCAGGCGGTGCGCCATGAAGCGGTCGACCGGATGCACGGCGCTCTGCCGCTGCGTGGCCTGCGCACCGAACTGAGCATCGACGCGCGTCACTACATCGCAGATGGCGACCTGTATCTGTTCGGCTCGGTACTCAATGAGTTTTTCGCGCTCTACGCCAGCCTCAATTCCTTTCACGAGCTGCAAGTCAGCACCACACAGGGAGACGTGTATCAATGGACGCCACGCATGGGTCAGCAGCCCCTGCTCTGA
- the tssE gene encoding type VI secretion system baseplate subunit TssE: protein MTGYGSLFERLGGEAARRCGMSHEAAVTDSVASHLQRMLGTRAGSVQIRADYGLPDLNNLHLSLYDALSQGRAAIEAFITAHEPRLAEVRVIPLPAQGDPLRLAFALEALLVAAGVRRPLRWQVRLQAGGQVCVES from the coding sequence GTGACCGGCTACGGCAGCCTGTTCGAACGCCTGGGGGGCGAAGCCGCCCGGCGCTGCGGCATGAGTCATGAGGCGGCGGTAACAGACTCGGTGGCCAGCCATCTGCAACGCATGCTCGGCACCCGTGCCGGCAGCGTGCAGATTCGCGCTGACTACGGGCTGCCGGACCTCAATAACCTGCACTTGAGCCTGTACGACGCGCTGAGCCAGGGGCGCGCAGCCATCGAAGCGTTTATCACGGCCCATGAGCCACGGCTGGCAGAGGTCAGGGTCATCCCGCTGCCAGCTCAGGGTGACCCGCTGCGCCTGGCCTTTGCGCTCGAGGCGCTACTGGTCGCGGCCGGCGTAAGGCGCCCGCTGCGGTGGCAGGTGCGGCTCCAGGCTGGTGGTCAGGTGTGCGTCGAATCATGA
- the tssC gene encoding type VI secretion system contractile sheath large subunit has translation MNTQTATRNPSGDQPDSLLDSIIAQTRLNPEDEAWGIARRGVSAFIAELLKPHNSAEPVKKALADRMIAEIDARLSQQVDQILHHPDFQALESAWRGLKLLVERTDFRENIKIEILNVSRQDLLEDFEDSAEVMQSGLYKHVYTAEYGQFGGQPVAAMIANYYLSPSAPDIKLMQYVASVACMAHAPFIAATGPGFFGLESFTGLPDLKDLRDHFEGPQFAKWQSLRQSEDARYLGLTLPRFLLRNPYDPEENPVKSFVYRETVAASHEHYLWGNTAYAFATRLTDSFARFRWCPNIIGPQSGGAVEDLPLHHFQSMGEIETKIPTEVLVSDRREFELAEEGFIALTMRKGSDNAAFFSASSVQKPKFFGNSAEGKNAELNYKLGTQLPYMMIVNRLAHYLKVLQREQLGSWKERSDLELELNKWIRQYIADQENPGAEVRGRRPLRAAQISVSDVEGEPGWYRVSLNVRPHFKYMGADFTLSLVGKLDKDVSQ, from the coding sequence ATGAATACCCAGACCGCAACCCGTAACCCGTCCGGTGACCAGCCCGACAGCCTGCTGGACAGCATCATCGCCCAGACCCGCCTGAATCCCGAAGACGAAGCCTGGGGTATTGCCCGGCGCGGCGTGTCGGCGTTCATCGCCGAACTGCTTAAACCGCACAACAGCGCCGAGCCGGTGAAGAAAGCCCTGGCCGACCGGATGATCGCCGAGATCGATGCGCGGCTCAGCCAGCAAGTCGACCAGATTCTCCACCACCCCGATTTTCAGGCACTGGAGTCCGCCTGGCGCGGCCTCAAGCTGCTGGTCGAGCGCACGGACTTTCGCGAGAACATCAAGATCGAAATCCTCAATGTCTCGCGCCAGGACCTGCTGGAAGACTTCGAAGACTCTGCCGAGGTGATGCAGTCGGGCTTGTACAAGCACGTGTACACCGCCGAATACGGGCAGTTCGGTGGCCAGCCGGTGGCGGCAATGATTGCCAACTACTATCTGTCGCCCAGCGCCCCGGATATCAAACTGATGCAGTACGTGGCCAGTGTGGCCTGCATGGCCCATGCGCCGTTCATTGCTGCCACCGGTCCCGGGTTTTTCGGCCTGGAAAGTTTTACTGGCCTGCCCGACCTCAAGGACCTGCGTGATCACTTTGAAGGGCCGCAGTTCGCCAAATGGCAGAGCCTGCGCCAGTCCGAAGATGCCCGTTACCTTGGCCTTACCCTGCCGCGCTTTCTGCTGCGCAACCCTTACGATCCGGAAGAAAACCCGGTCAAGTCGTTCGTCTACCGCGAAACCGTCGCCGCGAGCCACGAGCACTATCTGTGGGGCAACACGGCGTATGCCTTCGCCACCCGGCTGACCGACAGCTTTGCGCGGTTTCGCTGGTGCCCGAACATCATCGGCCCGCAGAGCGGCGGCGCAGTAGAAGACTTGCCGCTGCACCATTTCCAGAGCATGGGCGAAATCGAGACCAAGATCCCCACGGAAGTGCTGGTCTCCGACCGTCGTGAATTCGAGCTGGCCGAGGAGGGCTTCATCGCTCTGACCATGCGCAAGGGCAGCGATAACGCGGCGTTCTTTTCTGCCAGTTCGGTGCAGAAGCCCAAGTTCTTCGGCAACAGCGCCGAGGGCAAGAACGCTGAGCTGAACTACAAGCTGGGCACGCAACTGCCGTACATGATGATCGTCAACCGGCTGGCGCATTACCTCAAGGTGCTGCAGCGCGAGCAGCTTGGATCATGGAAAGAGCGTTCCGATCTTGAGCTGGAACTCAACAAGTGGATTCGCCAGTACATCGCCGACCAGGAAAACCCCGGTGCCGAAGTCCGTGGCCGGCGCCCGCTGCGTGCCGCGCAGATCAGCGTCAGTGACGTCGAGGGCGAGCCGGGCTGGTATCGGGTGAGCCTCAACGTGCGCCCGCATTTCAAATACATGGGCGCTGATTTCACCTTGTCGCTGGTCGGCAAACTGGACAAGGACGTCAGCCAGTGA
- the tssB gene encoding type VI secretion system contractile sheath small subunit yields the protein MAKDASVAPKERINITFKPATGGAQEELELPLKLLALGDYTCRPDPRKLEERKPISIDKHNFDEVLAKQELCLNLSVANRLQDDEATDELALSLSVRSMNDFNPASLVDQVPQLRKLMDLRDALVALKGPLGNAPAFRKAIEDVLSDEPSRNRVLQELGISPETSPAQ from the coding sequence ATGGCCAAAGACGCCTCGGTAGCCCCCAAGGAACGCATCAACATCACCTTCAAACCTGCCACCGGAGGTGCTCAGGAAGAGCTCGAACTGCCGCTCAAACTGCTGGCCCTGGGCGATTACACCTGTCGCCCTGACCCACGCAAGCTTGAAGAACGCAAACCCATCTCCATCGACAAGCACAACTTTGACGAGGTGCTGGCCAAGCAGGAGCTGTGTCTGAACCTCAGCGTGGCTAACCGCCTGCAGGATGACGAGGCCACCGATGAACTGGCACTGAGCCTGAGCGTGCGCTCGATGAACGACTTCAACCCCGCCAGCCTGGTCGACCAGGTGCCGCAGTTGCGCAAGCTGATGGACTTGCGCGATGCGCTGGTCGCGCTCAAGGGGCCGCTGGGCAATGCGCCGGCGTTCCGCAAGGCCATTGAAGATGTGCTGAGCGACGAACCTTCGCGCAACCGCGTGCTGCAAGAACTGGGTATCAGCCCTGAAACCTCGCCCGCCCAGTAA
- the tssA gene encoding type VI secretion system protein TssA, with translation MPYRAKLCLVYLEIAELAISERSFVGEDVRFCAEFEALEQEIAKAQSLHAGQRVDWLLVLERSEALLRNQSKDLRVAVWLTWALYQRESFVGLLAGIGMLEQLCSRHWASVHPLKPRTRCAAINWLLNRLDPLLGDKIAVGEQLELFRRLLTLLEALDRLFSEQLGTAAPLLLPLCRRLAAMIQRAQDNRPAVGVVEAVTTQVRQAASQWLAPSAEVSSHKQAQQSLRNLQEQAGPLCRWWLQSKACDFRAVHLSRSLLWLPVQTLPERNGEVTAVRGLAAEQLADYHKRFADGGYADLLIDLEHSLSQAPFWIDGQRMVWQCLEQLNADLAMRAVELHLALLLQRLPALAQLRFQDGRPFVDPATSLWITQYVAVHLQQAPLATVVEPAEADLRPAWEPALETAVARLAKDGLKVAGQPLKAGLTGATCGRERFFWQLSLARLCFAAQQYELARIQLEGLDQLLLQAQQAGWEPQLQLQVLHLLHNCCERLPQNNAVRERKEEIFRRLCHLDPEVVLEQAQGPQTPGETAWPKTPR, from the coding sequence ATGCCTTATCGCGCAAAGTTGTGCCTTGTTTATCTGGAAATTGCCGAGCTCGCCATCAGCGAACGTAGTTTCGTGGGCGAAGACGTGCGTTTCTGCGCCGAGTTCGAAGCGCTGGAGCAGGAAATTGCCAAGGCGCAGTCGCTGCACGCCGGGCAACGAGTCGACTGGCTGCTGGTCCTGGAGCGCAGCGAAGCATTGTTGCGCAACCAGTCCAAAGACTTGCGGGTGGCGGTCTGGTTGACCTGGGCCTTGTACCAGCGCGAATCCTTTGTCGGCCTGCTGGCCGGGATAGGCATGCTTGAGCAGCTCTGTAGCCGCCACTGGGCGAGCGTGCATCCCCTCAAACCGCGGACCCGCTGTGCAGCCATCAACTGGCTGTTGAACCGCCTCGACCCGTTGCTGGGAGACAAGATCGCAGTGGGCGAACAGCTTGAGCTGTTCCGCCGTTTACTGACCTTGCTCGAAGCACTTGATCGGCTGTTCAGCGAGCAACTCGGTACTGCCGCGCCGCTGCTGTTACCGCTGTGTCGGCGTCTGGCGGCAATGATTCAGCGTGCGCAAGACAACCGTCCGGCCGTCGGTGTGGTCGAGGCGGTGACCACCCAGGTCCGTCAGGCCGCCAGCCAGTGGCTGGCACCAAGCGCCGAGGTCAGCAGCCACAAGCAGGCGCAGCAGTCCCTGCGCAACCTGCAAGAGCAGGCCGGGCCACTGTGCCGCTGGTGGTTGCAGAGCAAGGCTTGCGATTTTCGCGCCGTACATCTGAGCCGCAGCCTGTTGTGGCTGCCGGTGCAGACACTGCCAGAGCGTAACGGCGAGGTCACCGCAGTACGCGGCCTGGCCGCTGAGCAGCTCGCCGATTATCACAAGCGCTTCGCCGACGGAGGCTACGCCGATCTGTTGATTGACCTGGAGCACAGCCTGAGCCAGGCGCCGTTCTGGATCGACGGGCAGCGCATGGTCTGGCAGTGCCTTGAGCAACTGAACGCCGATCTTGCGATGCGCGCCGTCGAATTGCATCTGGCTTTGCTGTTGCAGCGCTTACCCGCGTTGGCGCAGTTGCGCTTTCAAGACGGCAGGCCATTTGTCGACCCGGCCACCAGCCTCTGGATCACCCAATACGTCGCTGTCCATCTGCAACAGGCGCCCCTTGCGACAGTCGTCGAACCCGCCGAAGCAGACCTGCGACCGGCCTGGGAGCCGGCCCTGGAAACGGCCGTGGCACGACTGGCCAAGGACGGCCTGAAGGTCGCCGGGCAGCCGCTCAAGGCCGGGCTGACCGGCGCGACCTGTGGCCGCGAGCGATTTTTCTGGCAGTTGAGCCTGGCCCGGCTGTGTTTCGCCGCGCAGCAGTATGAGTTGGCGCGCATTCAGCTCGAGGGCCTTGACCAGCTTTTGCTACAGGCTCAGCAGGCCGGTTGGGAGCCACAACTGCAACTTCAGGTCCTGCACCTGCTGCACAACTGCTGCGAGCGCTTGCCGCAGAACAACGCCGTGCGCGAGCGCAAGGAAGAGATTTTTCGCAGGCTGTGCCACCTCGATCCCGAGGTGGTGCTCGAACAGGCCCAAGGGCCGCAAACCCCAGGAGAAACAGCATGGCCAAAGACGCCTCGGTAG
- a CDS encoding Nramp family divalent metal transporter: MANSRSVTAKSADAAQPLLKRMTKLLGPGIIAVLSWLGAGDLITSSVAGANYGYAMMWVLAVSLLLRFLIVNIIARFQLCNNQGMTILEGYAQLHPLFAWFMLGYALLMGHLINAYMIKGAGEALAMLLNINQPLLCSVAVIIAVWLLVGRNVYSLIEGVMKVLLAIMTLAFLALAVMSGPDLGGILKGTIGFSIPPDQGVHGAVLVAVSVIGAVAGSIANFVHPYVMREKGWTGPEHKRMQRNDLLFAVIVGIVINLAIWVVGVEILRPNGLQVSTLGDLGKALEMFFGPAGWYVFFVGVFATLFASIAGKTTAFPMLITDAFQHIRPERREKYGKEFHQDPMHKWFMLFILVTPIVWSLPGMPDFVTLTLGVNALNIVGLPIISLGLLIMSNQKSLLDKQYRNNWFENIALGFATGLAIWVAFQLGGEVFG; encoded by the coding sequence ATGGCGAACAGTCGATCTGTCACAGCCAAATCCGCCGACGCTGCACAACCGCTACTCAAACGCATGACCAAACTACTGGGGCCAGGCATCATCGCCGTGTTGTCCTGGCTGGGTGCTGGCGATCTGATCACTTCATCGGTCGCGGGCGCCAACTACGGCTACGCCATGATGTGGGTACTCGCGGTGTCGCTGCTGTTGCGTTTTCTGATCGTCAACATCATTGCGCGCTTCCAGCTCTGCAATAACCAGGGCATGACCATCCTTGAGGGCTACGCCCAACTGCATCCCCTGTTTGCCTGGTTCATGCTGGGTTATGCCTTGCTCATGGGCCATCTGATCAATGCCTACATGATCAAAGGGGCCGGTGAGGCATTGGCGATGTTGCTCAATATCAACCAGCCATTGCTGTGCTCGGTGGCCGTAATTATCGCGGTCTGGTTGCTGGTCGGGCGCAACGTCTACAGCCTGATTGAAGGCGTGATGAAAGTCCTGCTGGCAATCATGACCCTGGCCTTCCTGGCGCTGGCCGTGATGTCCGGCCCCGATCTGGGCGGCATTCTCAAGGGCACCATCGGCTTCAGCATTCCACCAGACCAGGGCGTGCATGGCGCCGTGCTGGTGGCGGTTTCGGTAATTGGTGCGGTGGCCGGCTCCATCGCCAACTTCGTGCATCCGTACGTAATGCGCGAAAAAGGCTGGACGGGGCCGGAGCACAAGCGCATGCAGCGCAACGACCTGTTGTTCGCGGTCATCGTCGGTATTGTGATTAACCTGGCGATCTGGGTCGTTGGCGTGGAGATCCTGCGTCCTAATGGCCTGCAGGTCAGCACGCTGGGCGATCTGGGCAAAGCACTGGAAATGTTCTTCGGCCCGGCAGGCTGGTATGTGTTCTTCGTCGGGGTGTTCGCCACCTTGTTTGCCAGCATTGCGGGCAAGACCACGGCCTTTCCGATGCTGATCACCGACGCATTTCAGCACATCCGTCCTGAGCGCCGTGAAAAGTACGGCAAGGAATTTCATCAGGACCCGATGCACAAGTGGTTCATGCTGTTCATCCTGGTGACCCCGATCGTCTGGTCGCTGCCCGGCATGCCGGACTTCGTGACCCTGACCCTGGGCGTCAACGCGCTGAACATCGTCGGCCTGCCGATCATCTCGCTGGGCCTGTTGATCATGTCCAACCAGAAGTCGCTGCTCGACAAGCAATACCGTAACAACTGGTTCGAGAACATCGCGCTGGGCTTTGCCACCGGGCTGGCAATCTGGGTTGCCTTCCAGCTGGGTGGCGAGGTGTTTGGCTGA